The Verrucomicrobiota bacterium genome contains the following window.
CATTGGACGGTGCGCTACCTGCTCGCCGATACCGGCGGTTGGTTAATCGGTAGGCAAGTCCTGATCTCGCCTCACGCCTTGCACCCTGTCAACGAGACGGATCATGTCCTCCCGGTGGAGTTGACCAAAAAACAGCTTGAAGAAAGTCCATCACTAGACAGTGATAAGCCGGTCTCCCGCCAGTATGAGGTGCAATATCACGCTTATTACAGCTGGCCTCTTTATTGGAATGGCCCGTATTTGTGGGGATCATCCCTTTACCCAATAGGCCAGAGCGGTGGAGTCACTTGGGCTAGCGAAAATGGCATTCCCCCCGTCGAGTTATCCTCTCCTCCAGCGGAAACAGGCGACCCAAATCTGCGTAGCACTGGGGCCGTGACCGGCTATCACATCAGCTGCCTCGATGGAGAGATCGGCCATGTCGAGGATTTCATCATTGATGACGAGACCTGGGCGATTCGGTATTTGGTTGTTGATACACAAAACTGGTGGGCAGGAAAACACGTTCTGGTCTCACCACGATGGATTGAACGGATTAGTTGGGACGAATCGAAGGTGTTTGTAAAGTTATCTTCTGACATGGTCAAAAATTCGCCGGAATACACACCTGAGACTCTCAATCGGGACTATGAAACCTCCCTGCATGGGCATTATAATCAGCAAGGTTATTGGGTTGATTCTCGGCCAGCCAATACGCAATGAACGGCAAACCATTACCGGCTGAAAGTCGGTAGTGCTTTCCAGCCATGCATAACCCCCCGGTACAAGATCATGAGACCGGAATACAGCCAAAAGAGGTGGCACTTCCATGCGATTAGTCGTCTTGGCCGTTTTCAGGGTGAATAGGGTGAATACCCCATAGCGGAGAGGGCTATTCATCTTTACCATTCATCGATACACCCCATACCCCCAACCAATCAAAAATAAAGGTTCCAATGCCCATTATCTCACTTATCGTCACCCTTATCGTCGTCGGAGTCCTGCTCTGGCTGGTCAATAACTACATCCCGATGGATGGAAAAATCAAACAGATCCTCAATATCGTGGTCGTGATCTGCGTCGTCGTGTGGCTTCTTTATGCCTTCGGTGTGATCGGGAATATCAGTCAAATAAGAGTGCCTCAGGTAAATTAGGGATCCCATCGGTCTGGTGAATAGAGGAAAAGAGCAACGTGTTTGGCCTGATATTGTCGGGCAAGAGACTTTGCTTAGCTGATACAGACGATGAGCCGGTTCTGACTTTCCCCCCTAAATATTTCTCTCTCTGTTTGACATTCACAGGGTCTGCTTATAGTGGGGCATGGATTTGATTTTCGATACTTTCCGGATGAATCCGGCCTTATCCATTTTTCTGACCCTCGGGCTGGGTTATATGCTGGGCAAATTGCGTGTGGGTAGCTTCCGGCTGGGCGAGATCACTGGTGTACTCTTGGCCGGGGTCGTCATCGGGCAAACCGGCGTAAAGATTTCCCCGGATGTGCAAACGGTTTTTTTCCTCCTTTTCCTTTTTGCAGTGGGATACGGGGTAGGGCCCCAGTTTTTCCAAGGCCTTAAAAAAGACGGGCTACCGCAATTTGCTCTCGCACTATTTATCTGTGTGGCTTGTTTGATCACGGCCTTTATCACGGCGAGGATTTTTGGGTTCGGCATCGGTTACGGGCCGGGCCTGTATGCCGGGGCTTGCACCATGACCTCGGCATTAGGTGTCTCCGACGGGGCTCTCGCACATCTGAGTTTGACGGGGGAGGAAAAGGCCCTGTACTCCAGCCAGATGTCGGTCGCATTTTCGATTACTTATATCTGTGGGATGTCCAGTGCGGTGTGGTTCCTCACGAGTATCGGTCCCCGCCTGCTGGGGGTGAACCTGCAGGCCTCCTGCCGTGCCCTCGATGAAAAGCTCGGGTCCCATGAAAGCGAGCCGGGTGTGCACTCGGCCTACCACGAGGTCATCACGCGGGCTTATCACTTAGATAAACCGGGGTATGATGGCGTGAGTGTCGCGGAATTTGAGTCGAGATTTATCAATCAAAGAGTATTTGTCGAGAGATACAGGCGGGCGGGGAAAATCCATGAGGCCGGCACGGGAACGGTGCTGGCCACGGGAGATGTTATTTCCGTCGTGTCCCGGCTTGAGTATTTGATCGAGGATAGCCCTCTGATCGGGACGGAGTGTGATGACCGGGAGCTGCAGCATTTCCCTGCGGAAACCGTGGATGTGATCATTACCAATAAACGGCTCGCCGGAAAAACCCTTGAGCAAATCGCTGCCATGAATCACGGGCGCGTGACCCGTGGGGTATTTATCCGGAGCCTGACCCGCGGGGGACACCTCTTACCTTTTGCTAATGGGACACGGATCAATCGCGGGGACGTGATTAAAATCTCCGGAGCCAAGAGGGATATCGAGAGGACCTTGAAATACATCGGTTATCCCGACCGCCAGAATGACTCCTCCGATGTGTCGATGATGGGGTTTGCCATTTTTATCGGGGCTTTTATCGGGGCACTGACCCTGGATCTCCATGATATCCCTCTGAGCCTGACGACCAGTGGTGGAGCATTGGTTTCGGGGCTCGTGCTGGGCTGGCTGCGTTCGGTCCATCCGACATTTGGGAAAGTCCCGCGCCCGGCCCTCTGGGTACTCACAAATCTCGGGATCACCGCTTTTATTGCTGTCTTGGGCATTAATGCCGGCCCGGACTTTGTCACAGGCCTCAAAGAGGCCGGTATTTCGCTCATTTTTGCGGGGTTAATCGTCTCGATCATCCCCCTCTTTTTAGGGGTTCTTTTTGGTCGATACATTTTAAAGCTCCACCCGGCGATTATCCTCGGGGGGTGTGCAGGAGCCCGTGGCGCCACGGCCGC
Protein-coding sequences here:
- a CDS encoding PRC-barrel domain-containing protein; the encoded protein is MLRPAKEFKEFKLRARDGDIGEAMEFYFDDQHWTVRYLLADTGGWLIGRQVLISPHALHPVNETDHVLPVELTKKQLEESPSLDSDKPVSRQYEVQYHAYYSWPLYWNGPYLWGSSLYPIGQSGGVTWASENGIPPVELSSPPAETGDPNLRSTGAVTGYHISCLDGEIGHVEDFIIDDETWAIRYLVVDTQNWWAGKHVLVSPRWIERISWDESKVFVKLSSDMVKNSPEYTPETLNRDYETSLHGHYNQQGYWVDSRPANTQ
- a CDS encoding Thivi_2564 family membrane protein is translated as MPIISLIVTLIVVGVLLWLVNNYIPMDGKIKQILNIVVVICVVVWLLYAFGVIGNISQIRVPQVN
- the aspT gene encoding aspartate-alanine antiporter; the protein is MDLIFDTFRMNPALSIFLTLGLGYMLGKLRVGSFRLGEITGVLLAGVVIGQTGVKISPDVQTVFFLLFLFAVGYGVGPQFFQGLKKDGLPQFALALFICVACLITAFITARIFGFGIGYGPGLYAGACTMTSALGVSDGALAHLSLTGEEKALYSSQMSVAFSITYICGMSSAVWFLTSIGPRLLGVNLQASCRALDEKLGSHESEPGVHSAYHEVITRAYHLDKPGYDGVSVAEFESRFINQRVFVERYRRAGKIHEAGTGTVLATGDVISVVSRLEYLIEDSPLIGTECDDRELQHFPAETVDVIITNKRLAGKTLEQIAAMNHGRVTRGVFIRSLTRGGHLLPFANGTRINRGDVIKISGAKRDIERTLKYIGYPDRQNDSSDVSMMGFAIFIGAFIGALTLDLHDIPLSLTTSGGALVSGLVLGWLRSVHPTFGKVPRPALWVLTNLGITAFIAVLGINAGPDFVTGLKEAGISLIFAGLIVSIIPLFLGVLFGRYILKLHPAIILGGCAGARGATAALSQLQDIAKSKTPALGYTIPYAVGNIIMAFWGLVIVLLLHR